The stretch of DNA TCTTTTCCGCAACTCTATATGCTTCTATCAGGCTGGACGGGTCGGCCATGCCTTTTCCTGCAATGTCGTATCCTGTACCGTGACCGGGAGAGGTCCTGACAAAAGGCAACCCCAGCGTTATATTTACCGTTCTGGCAAAATCGATTGTCTTAACCGGTATGAGTCCCTGGTCATGGTACATTGCAATATAGGCGTCACAATCGACCCTGTGGAACAGTGTGTCAGCCGGGAACGGGCCTTCTACGTTCGCATTGAGTGATTGCGCCACCTCTATCGCCTCCCGTATCATGGTCTCTTCATCGCCCATGATGCCCTCTTCACCTGCATGGGGGTTCAGTCCGCACACTTTAATATACGGTCTTTCCAGCCCGAAATATGTTTTCAGGGAATTGTGAGTAATCAGAATGGTTTTTGTTATTCTTTCGACAGAAAGGGCATGCGGCACCTCTTTTATCGGAATATGGATAGTTACAAGGGAAACGCGCATACTCCTGTTTACCATCATCATCACATAATCTTTTACACCGCTATAATGGGCAAGCAATTCTGTGTGTCCGATAAATTCTATCCCTGCTGAGTTGATCGATTTTTTATTGATGGGGCAGGTTACAATTGCCGAAACCTCTCCGGCAAAAAGAAGCTTTAATGCTTCGATGATATATTTGTAAGAGGCTTCGCCATACCTCGGGTCGCTTCTCCCGAATTGTACTTCCTCAATTAATCCGAGGTCTATAAATTCAGCGCCTTCTGTGCCTCCCTCTTTGAAATTATTGAAACATGGCGCGTTGCTGCCAAATAATTGCTTAGCCACAATGCCCATTACATGGCTATCACCAATGACTACGGGGGTAGTTTTCTTGCTCAGTTCCGGAAGGGATTTCAGGATAACTTCTCCGCCAATCCCGGCAGGGTCCCCCATGGTAATGGCAATTCTTTTCAGATTTTGACCTCGATATATGCCGACTGTTTTAATTTTTCCATGTATTCTTTATACCTTTTTTCTGATTCTACAACGACAATACGCTCATGGATTTTCCCCTTAACATCATCAAATGGCAGGGTATCTCCTTTTTTCACCTCTGCCAGCCGTAATACATGAAATCCGTAAGGAGTGGTAAGTATCTCCGTATAACCGCCCGGCGTGAGCGTACCTATTGCTTCCTTCAACCCGGGCACAAGCTCCCCTTTCTTCACGTAACCAATGTCCCCTCCGTGGGAAGCAGAAGGGTCCTCGGAGAACTTCTTCGCAACCTCATCGAAGGGTGTTCCTTCCTTGAGGAGGTTGTAGGCGGCAAAAATCTTTCGTTGTGCGTTTATTGTCCTGTTGGAGATGAATATCTGCTGAAGCTTGTACTCTTCATCCCTGAATTCATCGGTATGTGCCTCATAGTATTCTTTGAGGGTCTTGTCTGTGACAATAACATCAGGGGATATTACCTGTGCCATTACCCTTCCCCGGAGTGTATTCGTCCTGATACCTTCGTAAAAATCTTTATAGTTTATCCTTTCCTCTTTCAGCTTACTCTTCAACTGTTCATCGTCTATGAGGTATTGTTTCTTGATATTCTCGACAATTCTATCCACTTCTTTGTCAGATACATTAATCTTTAATTTCCGTGCCTGCTGCTTGATAAGGATGCCCTCGATAAGGGCGGATATTTTTTCCCTTAACTGGATATTTCTGAAGTATTCATTTACCGATACATACTTACCCTGCGTCTCGATCTGAACGTACTTTTCCGCTTCTTTCAACGTCAGAATATCATCATTAACGATGGCGATTATTCTGTCGACTATTTCGCAGAAAGAAATTGCCGGAAAACAGAAAGTAAAAACAAGAAAAATTACTGCAATAAAACGGCTCATTTCTTTGGTTGCGGTGCCCCCTGGGCTTCCGGTTTGTCTTGTTTCTCTGGTTTCTCCGGTTTGTCTTGTTTGTCCGGGGCCCCGGCCTTATCTTCTTTCAGTAGTGCTTCGTTTATTGTTATTTTGGCAGACTTCTTCAGGCTGTCGATATATTTTTCGAGCAATTCCGACTGTTTTTCCTGGAGTATCTTTTGTTTAATGAAGTCCTTAACCTCATCAATAGGCACATATGCAGGGGGCTTGGTCCCTTCGAGTCTGATAATATGGTACCCGAATTGCGTTTTTACGATACCACTCATCTGGCCTACTTTGGTTAATTTGAATGCTGCAGTTTCATATTCAGGGACCAGCGAGCCTTTCGGGAGGAAGCCGATTTCTCCTCCTGTTGCACCGGCATTAGGATCAATAGAATATTTCTTTGCAAGCTCGGCAAAATCTTCTCCTTTTATGAGCCTTCCCTGGACCTGTTTTGCCTCTTCCTCTGTCTTGAGGAGTATATGCCGTGTATTTATCTCTCTTTCCCGTTTAAAATTTTCCTTATTCGTCTCATAGTATTTTTTCAGATCGTCGTCGCTTATTTTTGCATCGGCAGCAATCTTTTTCTTCAATAATGACTCTATAAGGAGTTGATCTTTAATGTCGGCAAGTCTTTCCTGGAATTCCTTTTCAGTATCCATCTTTTCTTTTCCGGCCTCTCTCAAAAGCAGCTTTTTAACGATTAACTTGTCCAGATAGCTCTTTTTGCCACTCTGGGTTGCAACAAGCATCTTCATGTTCACCGGTATTCTGTCGAGTTCTTTATTAAACTCCTGTACTGTCATTTTATCGTTATCAATGGTTACCAAAACCTTACCGTCCTCTTTTTTGGCACAGGCACAGACAAGGAGGAGGAGGGAAAGGCAGATACATAATTTCTTCATTGTTTCACCTCATTATAGTTTAGACTGTCTGCGATAAGCTTAAAGGGGGTCAGCACATGTATATATAAAACCGACAGTCTCGTATTTTTCGTGGCTGAATGCTGAGCGCCAATAGCAAAACGCTGTCTTTTTATATCACATGGAAACAATCTCCATCAACATATTTCTTGTTAATAATATCAGTTCTTCCGCTTTCTTATCGGTTTCCATGATAATCCTCCCGTCTGGCAGGAGCTTTATTCTATTGCCATCACCCTTTACGAGCTTCAGCATTCTCTCCATATTGAGCGGGGTATGTTCTGTGACATGAAAAACAAGCTGCTTTGCTGAATGCTCTACCTTCCTGACCTTAATCTTTGAGAGGAATATCTTTAACGATATGACCTCAAGGAGGTTTTTCAAAGGTTTCGGCACATCACCATACCGGTCTTTCAATTCTTCCGTAATGTCTTCCAAGGCATCTGTTTCTCTTATCTTTGAGAGTCTTTTATAGGTGAGTAACTTCTGGGAAGGTTCTTCCATATAAGCATCAGGAATAAAGGCGTCAACGGGGATATTGATTTCCGTGACAAACTCCTCCTCTATTGTTTCCACCTTATTTTTTAGTTCCCTGATGGCCTCTTCCAGCATATTACAGTACAACTCAAAACCGATGAGGTTTATATTGCCCGATTGCTCCTTCCCGAGCAGGTTGCCTGCACCCCGTATCTCAAGATCATAGTTCGCAATATGGAAACCCGCTCCGAGCCCTGTCATTTCCTCGATAATCTTGAGTCTCAACATGGCATCTCTCGTGAGGACTTCGTCTTTGGGGACAAGAAGGTATGCATAGGCCTGCCTCGTGCTCCTCCCTACCCGGCCTCTCAACTGATAAAGATCGGCAAGGCCTAATCTGTGTGCATTGTTGATGAAGATAGTATTTACATTCGCTATATCCAGGCCTGATTCGATGATATTCGTCGACAGGAGTATATCGTATCTTTTATCGATAAAATCGAGCATAATCTTTTCAAGCTTGCCTCCTTCCATCTTCCCGTGGGCAACGGCAATCCTTACATCGGGGAGCAGCCTCTTAATGTGTTCATAGATAACACCTATGTTATGGATGTAATTATGCACAAAAAATACCTGACCGCCCCTCTGAAGTTCATTCCAGACCGCCTTTTTTATCAGATCATCTTTGAATTTGACGACATATGTCTTCACGGCAAACCTGTCTAACGGGGGGGTATTGATAATACTCAGATCCCTTATGCCTGATGTAGCCATATAGAGCGTCCTTGGAATCGGTGTTGCGCTCAGGGTAAGGACATCAATATTTTTTTTCATCTGTCTCAGCTTTTCTTTGTGTGTTACCCCGAACCGGTGTTCCTCGTCTATGATAAGGAGTCCTAAGTCCTTGAACAGGAGGTCTTTCTGTAAAAGCCTGTGGGTTCCTATAATAACATCTATTATCCCTTTTTTTACTTCCTCCACAATCTTCTTCTGCTCTTCCTTT from Pseudomonadota bacterium encodes:
- the pdxA gene encoding 4-hydroxythreonine-4-phosphate dehydrogenase PdxA, with amino-acid sequence MTMGDPAGIGGEVILKSLPELSKKTTPVVIGDSHVMGIVAKQLFGSNAPCFNNFKEGGTEGAEFIDLGLIEEVQFGRSDPRYGEASYKYIIEALKLLFAGEVSAIVTCPINKKSINSAGIEFIGHTELLAHYSGVKDYVMMMVNRSMRVSLVTIHIPIKEVPHALSVERITKTILITHNSLKTYFGLERPYIKVCGLNPHAGEEGIMGDEETMIREAIEVAQSLNANVEGPFPADTLFHRVDCDAYIAMYHDQGLIPVKTIDFARTVNITLGLPFVRTSPGHGTGYDIAGKGMADPSSLIEAYRVAEKMIFKNQSI
- a CDS encoding peptidyl-prolyl cis-trans isomerase — its product is MSRFIAVIFLVFTFCFPAISFCEIVDRIIAIVNDDILTLKEAEKYVQIETQGKYVSVNEYFRNIQLREKISALIEGILIKQQARKLKINVSDKEVDRIVENIKKQYLIDDEQLKSKLKEERINYKDFYEGIRTNTLRGRVMAQVISPDVIVTDKTLKEYYEAHTDEFRDEEYKLQQIFISNRTINAQRKIFAAYNLLKEGTPFDEVAKKFSEDPSASHGGDIGYVKKGELVPGLKEAIGTLTPGGYTEILTTPYGFHVLRLAEVKKGDTLPFDDVKGKIHERIVVVESEKRYKEYMEKLKQSAYIEVKI
- a CDS encoding peptidylprolyl isomerase, which codes for MKKLCICLSLLLLVCACAKKEDGKVLVTIDNDKMTVQEFNKELDRIPVNMKMLVATQSGKKSYLDKLIVKKLLLREAGKEKMDTEKEFQERLADIKDQLLIESLLKKKIAADAKISDDDLKKYYETNKENFKREREINTRHILLKTEEEAKQVQGRLIKGEDFAELAKKYSIDPNAGATGGEIGFLPKGSLVPEYETAAFKLTKVGQMSGIVKTQFGYHIIRLEGTKPPAYVPIDEVKDFIKQKILQEKQSELLEKYIDSLKKSAKITINEALLKEDKAGAPDKQDKPEKPEKQDKPEAQGAPQPKK